The DNA window CACGCCTCGGCGAGGCCATGGTCAAGTTCATCGGGGAATGGGAGGAGCACGTCCTGCGCGACCAGGGCTCGGAATGCCTGGCGTACTGCGGCGTGAGCCTGCTGTAGGGACCTAAGCCGAGGAGGCGGCATGATGACATCGCATTCACGCAAAGACGGCACGACGGTGGCGGGGCGGGGCCTCGCCCGTCTTTTCTGCGCGGCCTTGCTCGCTCTCCTTCTCCTGCCCGGGGCGGCCCTGGCCGCACGGGCGCCGAGCGGCATGGCCGGCATCCGCCTGGGCGACAAGATCGACTCGGTGGCGGACAAGGTCCTCATGAGCACCGCGATGCGGATGTGGGGCCAGGAGTACCTCTCCCGGGTCGACATCGCGCCTCTGCCGGGATTCCGCAGCGGCTACGTCTCCTACGGCGACTGCCTGCATCCCGGCCGCATCGTGCGCATGAAGTTCAATTACGAGGACGGCTCGCGCGGATTCTTCGACAAGCTCCTGGCCGCGCTCAAGGCCCGCTACGGGAGCAATCCGCAGTGGCGCGGGGACGCCTTCGGCACCCTGCGCGTCTGGAAGTGGAGCCTCAAGCGGCCGGACGGCACGCGGGTCAGCCTCATCCTCGAGAACTACTCCGGGGACGACGACAGCTACAGCCGCGGCACCTCCATCAGGCTTTCGGTGCCCGAATGGATAGACGAGGAGGCGGGCTGCTGGCAAAAGAAGGCCGCAGCGGCTGCATCCTCGGCTCCGTCGGATTCGGGAGCCGGGAGGAGTCTCGATTGGTATCTCCCCATGGAGTAGACGTGGCACGCGTCGTTCGTCGTACCTTCACGCTCCGCAACTCGCTTCAGGAGCTCGACACGCTGCGCGAGCACTTGGAGGCGTTCGCGTCGGAATGCGGCCTGACGCCGAGGAGCCTCTTCGAGCTGAACCTCATCCTCGACGAGCTTCTGACGAACGTCATCACCTACGGATTTCCCGGCGGCGGGGATCACGTCATCCTCATGGACCTGGGGCTCGATGACGATACGATGCACGTGGTCATGGCGGACGACGGAGAGCCGTTCGACCCCCGGCAGGCGCCGGAGCCGGAGATGGACGGGCCGCTCGAGAGCCGCAGCATCGGAGGGCTGGGAATCCACCTGGTGAAAAGTCTGGTGCAGGAGATCGACTATCAACGGGCGGGGGGACGCAACGTCCTCAAGCTCACCAAGCGCATGCAGCGCACGTAAAGGGCA is part of the Desulfovibrio sp. X2 genome and encodes:
- a CDS encoding ATP-binding protein yields the protein MARVVRRTFTLRNSLQELDTLREHLEAFASECGLTPRSLFELNLILDELLTNVITYGFPGGGDHVILMDLGLDDDTMHVVMADDGEPFDPRQAPEPEMDGPLESRSIGGLGIHLVKSLVQEIDYQRAGGRNVLKLTKRMQRT